Proteins from one Aspergillus nidulans FGSC A4 chromosome VIII genomic window:
- a CDS encoding uncharacterized protein (transcript_id=CADANIAT00001004), whose product MKQGNSLTLVPKQIGPPRLDPYGRLLARFYESLFFLTSLGRTQGEHTPEPPVLDIHQECRRRFLKNLSYICDFRKGGQACTAIAVEDRVDCYRFWVASNMNVNKAVAFIREILAMLHDRHLDASNNESMIEASLIQRCVEFAAKRIDSEGRFLRIMANRCILMLEDEESEAGMTFFLSNLLERALSCSRNITLCRFLYDQRHSAAMKELSARAISDKGRPGRAEEDSCFSSARHHIGRLIHHIRAPIELAQDSRHLMYLTDAYTVCPVSPCSAVSCPVSDMHTNLQGILNWMFMADDEDRVAVGDGLVYINKTRPIFDTFLAEYNGRDRQVHG is encoded by the exons ATGAAGCAGGGGAACAGTCTAACGCTTGTTCCAAAGCAAATCGGGCCTCCACGCCTTGATCCATATGGACGACTCCTCGCCCGTTTCTACGAGTCATTATTTTTCTTGACGTCTCTCGGGCGAACACAAGGAGAACACACCCCCGAACCACCTGTTCTGGACATCCACCAGGAATGCAGACGgagattcttgaagaacctTTCCTATATCTGCGACTTCAGGAAAGGAGGCCAGGCATGCACTGCGATAGCAGTTGAAGATCGTGTGGACTGCTACCGGTTCTGGGTTGCTTCAAACATGAACGTGAACAAAGCAGTGGCTTTTATTCGAGAAATTCTTGCAATGTTGCACGACAGACATTTAGATGCTTCGAATAATGAGTCAATGATTGAGGCCAGTCTTATTCAGCGTTGCGTGGAATTCGCTGCCAAGCGCATCGATAGTGAGGGGAGGTTTCTCCGCATTATGGCAAATCGATGCATTCTCATgcttgaggacgaagagtcGGAAGCAGGTATGACCTTTTTCCTGAGCAATCTTCTAGAGCGG GCCCTCAGCTGCTCCCGCAACATTACCCTCTGCCGCTTTCTCTACGACCAACGTCACTCGGCCGCCATGAAAGAGCTTTCTGCGCGGGCTATATCCGACAAAGGAAGACCGGGccgcgccgaagaagactcGTGCTTTAGCTCTGCCAGGCATCATATTGGTAGACTTATCCATCATATACGTGCGCCGATAGAGCTCGCTCAAGACAGTCGTCATCTGATGTATCTCACCGACGCCTATACCGTCTGTCCTGTCAGCCCATGTTCCGCTGTGTCATGCCCGGTGTCTGACATGCATACCAACCTGCAGGGGATCCTGAACTGGATGTTCAtggccgacgacgaagacaggGTAGCCGTTGGGGATGGTCTTGTTTACATCAATAAGACGCGGCCAATCTTCGACACATTCTTGGCCGAATACAACGGTCGGGATCGGCAGGTTCACGGCTGA
- a CDS encoding uncharacterized protein (transcript_id=CADANIAT00001005): protein MDPRLFADSQAGDWMSLGVNLEPPLCADLISWNINPTPPIEPHRALFPTSEESNPFWWTGLLFDHQQQFMQISELAIAQSSALGELNRCGLEPGPDGLYHCPESGCRSKKSYSQKWMLRKHLREHIKPVLCSLCPHKAGTQRSMRRHVEANHKEWAKQYWEVVSWSCDSLFTPRNCQIHSPKAVKIHGASSDPRVES, encoded by the exons ATGGATCCAAGACTCTTTGCGGATAGTCAGGCTGGGGACTGGATGTCACTGGGAGTCAACCTCGAACCGCCGCTGTGTGCTGACCTCATATCGTGGAACATCAACCCGACTCCACCAATAGAGCCACATCGGGCATTATTCCCTACTTCAGAAGAGAGCAACCCCTTCTGGTGGACTGGATTATTGTTCGACCATCAACAGCAATTTATGCAAATCAGCGAACTAGCTATTGCACAAAGTAGCGCCCTTGGAGAACTCAATCGTTGCGG CTTGGAGCCGGGTCCTGACGGACTTTATCACTGTCCGGAATCTGGATGCCGCAGCAAAAAGAGCTACTCTCAAAAATGGATGCTCCG GAAGCACCTGAGAGAACATATCAAACCTGTCTTGTGCAGCCTGTGCCCTCATAAGGCTGGCACACAACGCAGCATGCGCCGCCATGTGGAAGCAAACCATAAGGAATGGGCCAAGCAGTATTGGGAGGTGGTATCATGGTCTTGCGAT TCCTTGTTCACGCCCCGTAATTGCCAAATACATTCGCCCAAGGCTGT CAAAATCCACGGTGCTAGTTCAGATCCGCGAGTAGAGTCATGA